Within Verrucomicrobiota bacterium, the genomic segment ATTTCCGTGCGTTCACTAAAATTGCCTTCTATCACTTTACGATCTGCCATATTATCGATAGCGAATCCCAAGCCATGACACTGCATGCAAGTTGTCCGGATCATCTTCTCATTAGGCCTCAAATTCTCACTCTGGTTATGTGAAACTCGGACAATTTCCTCGCCAAACTCTTCAATTTTGACTCTCGGCATATGGCAAGATGCACAGGAAACACCCATTCCCTGGTCTATCCTTCCAGCCACCTCATCACGCCATAAATCATGGTGTCTAGAGTTCACATAGTTCCGAGAATGCTCGTCATCATGACAAGACATACAGGCATCCGTCGCCGCAAATACCTTGTCAAAGCGGTGAGTCGAATGACATGACACACAACTCAGCTCCGCATGAGCCACTTCACTTTTCATGGGTTGGCGAGCCATACCCGGAGTCATGGGTGATAAGCCTGCGGCAAGCCTCATACCATGCTTACCTTTAAGAAAGCCTTTTACTTCATGACTATGGCAAGACTGACATGAGGTGTGATCCGGGTTATCTAACCACTTACCATACGTCAGTGATTTCTTGTTACTGTCTTGATGACAATCCATACAATTCACACCGGCAGCCGCATGAGCCGTCTCGAGCCAATCATTCATAATGGTCTGATCTTTTGCATGCTTAGCAGGTGCATTATGATCATCCCAAGTAAGCTGTTTGACTTTTTCTCCATGCTTTTCTGTATAATCTTGTTTAAAGGTCGTTTTCAAAACCAACTGCTCATTCAACATGTCGGGCTCCTTGGCATGCCTGACCAGAAAACTCTCGTATAAAGCAAGGTTGTCATGGAAGTTATGACATCCCGCTGTAGCACAAGTAT encodes:
- a CDS encoding cytochrome c3 family protein, whose translation is MFKLILSLKWWIAALVLISVQGLYIANIFFVSEDKRALLPGKTTDGHYQIEMECTACHKADMSDLGQPGVINEACMKCHKEDLDKANDSHPVKKFKDPRNADRLERVDALQCISCHREHVPDQTHLMAVSLPEDYCAHCHEMIAEERPSHLGMGFDTCATAGCHNFHDNLALYESFLVRHAKEPDMLNEQLVLKTTFKQDYTEKHGEKVKQLTWDDHNAPAKHAKDQTIMNDWLETAHAAAGVNCMDCHQDSNKKSLTYGKWLDNPDHTSCQSCHSHEVKGFLKGKHGMRLAAGLSPMTPGMARQPMKSEVAHAELSCVSCHSTHRFDKVFAATDACMSCHDDEHSRNYVNSRHHDLWRDEVAGRIDQGMGVSCASCHMPRVKIEEFGEEIVRVSHNQSENLRPNEKMIRTTCMQCHGLGFAIDNMADRKVIEGNFSERTEIHIESIDMAYKRELEKKEHEKNRSNQ